Proteins from one Salvelinus namaycush isolate Seneca chromosome 34, SaNama_1.0, whole genome shotgun sequence genomic window:
- the LOC120028378 gene encoding uncharacterized protein LOC120028378, whose amino-acid sequence MKIRSNLMTNLCRNPGQLGSPQRPPTPGSFLRQQGVADLIALTEPVLLDQSPVDTSTQIWTRPLSPEDLLTQMQLLRQEVVELSASISQVLDEPETSYLDAPTPPLPKAAWASKGEPQRALSRSSISKSVCISWPYSIYPHCDLIGQPVPEEKPVVMVDKASSTPKKMSFWRRLVCCFGKRNKTRSTKNNKVKKKTKAKVEKTKVQEKTKVEKDTAMTRGCFSTYFNLIKLLTK is encoded by the exons atgaagatcagatcaaatttgatgaccaatttatgcagaaatccag gtcagttaggatcaccacagcGCCCTCCCACACCTGGATCTTTCCTGCGCCAACAAGGGGTTGCCGACCTGATTGCATTAACTGAACCTGTCCTGCTGGATCAAAGCCCAGTGGACACTTCAACACAGATATGGACACGGCCCCTCTCCCCCGAAGACCTCCTAACACAGATGCAGCTGCTCCGCCAAGAGGTTGTGGAGCTTAGTGCTTCTATCAGCCAAGTTCTGGATGAACCCGAGACAAGCTATTTGGACGCACCGACACCACCTCTCCCTAAAGCCGCCTGGGCCTCCAAGGGTGAGCCCCAGAGGGCCCTGAGCCGGTCCTCCATCTCTAAGAGTGTGTGCATTTCATGGCCGTACTCCATCTACCCTCACTGTGACCTCATCGGCCAACCAGTTCCTGAGGAGAAGCCTGTGGTAATGGTTGACAAGGCTTCCTCAACGCCCAAGAAGATGTCTTTCTGGAGGAGGCTTGTATGTTGTTTTGGGAAGAGGAACAAGACTAGATCCACTAAGAACAACAAGGTCAAGAAGAAGACCAAGGCAAAGGTGGAGAAGACCAAGGTccaggagaagaccaaggtggaGAAG GACACTGCCATGACCAGGGGATGTTTCTCCACGTATTTCAACCTCATAAAACTGCTCACAAAGTAA